One segment of Actinomycetota bacterium DNA contains the following:
- the fusA gene encoding elongation factor G, protein MAHIDAGKTTTTERILYYTGRTYKIGEVHEGAAVMDWMQQEQERGITITSAATTTRWRDHWINLIDTPGHVDFTVEVERSLRVLDGAVAVFDAVSGVEPQSETVWRQADKYRVPRICFVNKMDRVGAEFHRTVDMIVDRLGATPAVLQLPWGVESNFHGVIDLVEMRGHYWPSDGMGEEWEDRPIPDEYVELAEEWRHRLFELLADHDEQLMEKYVAEEEPTVAELRRVIRKATIANQITPVLCGTAFKNKGVQPLLDAVVWYLPSPLDVPPIQGTKVGDEAAVLERKADDNEPFAALAFKIMSDPYVGKLTYFRVYSGTLKAGSRVLNASKDRTERIGRLLQMHANHREDKDAVFAGDIVAAVGLKFTTTGDTLCDPGNPIELESISFPDPVIEVAIEPKTKSDQDKMATALQRLDEEDPTFRVHTDEDTGQTILAGMGELHLEVLVDRMLREFKVDANVGRPQVAYRETIRRPVTNLVYRHVKQTGGKGQYAHVEIDVEPTAGDGGGYEFVNKIVGGKIPREYIPSVDAGIQDAMSSGVLAGYPMVDLRVILHDGSYHEVDSSEMAFKIAGSMALREAARRGSPALLEPIMDVEVVTPEEFAGDVMGNLSGRRGHIEKMEPRGNAQVIRASVPLAEMFGYTTDLRSMTQGRATSTMHFGRYAEVPENIAKTIVAKIRGE, encoded by the coding sequence ATGGCCCACATCGACGCTGGGAAGACCACGACCACCGAGCGGATCCTGTACTACACCGGCCGCACCTACAAGATCGGCGAGGTCCACGAGGGCGCCGCCGTCATGGACTGGATGCAGCAGGAGCAGGAGCGCGGCATCACCATCACCTCGGCCGCGACCACCACCAGGTGGCGCGATCACTGGATCAACCTGATCGACACCCCGGGGCACGTGGACTTCACCGTCGAGGTCGAGCGCTCCCTGCGGGTGCTCGACGGGGCGGTGGCCGTGTTCGACGCCGTCAGCGGGGTCGAGCCCCAGTCCGAGACGGTGTGGCGCCAGGCCGACAAGTACCGCGTCCCCCGGATCTGCTTCGTCAACAAGATGGACCGGGTCGGGGCCGAGTTCCACCGCACGGTGGACATGATCGTCGACCGCCTGGGCGCGACCCCGGCCGTGCTCCAGCTCCCCTGGGGGGTGGAGAGCAACTTCCACGGGGTCATCGACCTGGTCGAGATGCGCGGCCACTACTGGCCGAGCGACGGCATGGGCGAGGAGTGGGAGGACCGGCCGATCCCCGACGAGTACGTCGAGCTGGCCGAGGAGTGGCGCCACCGGCTGTTCGAGCTGCTGGCCGACCACGACGAGCAGCTCATGGAGAAGTACGTGGCCGAGGAGGAGCCGACCGTCGCCGAGCTCCGCAGGGTGATCCGCAAGGCGACCATCGCCAACCAGATCACCCCGGTCCTGTGCGGCACCGCCTTCAAGAACAAGGGCGTGCAGCCGCTGCTGGACGCGGTCGTCTGGTACCTGCCCTCGCCACTGGACGTGCCCCCGATCCAGGGGACCAAGGTCGGCGACGAGGCGGCCGTGCTGGAGCGCAAGGCCGACGACAACGAGCCGTTCGCCGCCCTGGCCTTCAAGATCATGAGCGACCCGTACGTGGGCAAGCTCACCTACTTCCGGGTCTACTCGGGGACGCTGAAGGCCGGCAGCCGCGTGCTCAACGCCTCCAAGGACCGCACCGAGCGGATCGGGCGGCTGCTGCAGATGCACGCCAACCACCGCGAGGACAAGGACGCGGTGTTCGCCGGCGACATCGTGGCCGCGGTCGGGCTCAAGTTCACCACCACCGGCGACACCCTCTGCGACCCCGGGAACCCGATCGAGCTGGAGTCGATCAGCTTCCCCGACCCGGTGATCGAGGTCGCCATCGAGCCCAAGACCAAGTCCGACCAGGACAAGATGGCCACCGCCCTGCAGCGCCTCGACGAGGAGGACCCGACCTTCCGGGTCCACACCGACGAGGACACCGGGCAGACCATCCTGGCCGGCATGGGCGAGCTGCACCTCGAGGTGCTGGTGGACAGGATGCTGCGGGAGTTCAAGGTCGACGCCAACGTCGGCCGGCCCCAGGTCGCCTACCGCGAGACGATCCGCAGGCCCGTGACCAACCTGGTCTACCGGCACGTCAAGCAGACCGGCGGCAAGGGCCAGTACGCCCACGTGGAGATCGACGTCGAGCCGACGGCCGGCGACGGCGGCGGGTACGAGTTCGTCAACAAGATCGTCGGCGGCAAGATCCCGCGCGAGTACATCCCGTCGGTCGACGCCGGCATCCAGGACGCGATGAGCTCCGGCGTGCTGGCCGGCTATCCGATGGTCGACCTCCGGGTCATCCTGCACGACGGGTCCTACCACGAGGTCGACTCCTCCGAGATGGCGTTCAAGATCGCCGGCTCGATGGCGCTCCGCGAGGCCGCCCGCCGGGGCAGCCCGGCGCTGCTGGAGCCGATCATGGACGTCGAGGTGGTCACGCCCGAGGAGTTCGCCGGTGACGTGATGGGCAACCTGTCGGGCCGCCGCG